From a single Populus trichocarpa isolate Nisqually-1 chromosome 17, P.trichocarpa_v4.1, whole genome shotgun sequence genomic region:
- the LOC7484571 gene encoding F-box protein At5g39250: MSYVEILKAVFPLLEGADLASCVAVCKQWRDIAQDDYLWKCLCAKRWPSICKRPNPPTVTYYKLYQTFYKHQRQQTLLPPRLSFDNLEFFIDIWTRDKLIFSEVVSGPVLQTGIKCPPPRICDRLGFHLEGPDYKMILPVEPRFKAPLGETVSVSVLVGRKDNNKVACIINKSVFDYIDRTAYRAMAFDYLGFSPAHPFVPGIRAWISLLFVDDKNDSVLDVFGIEIDFCDAAKSRDEVLWLLDILDWK, translated from the coding sequence ATGTCATATGTAGAAATTCTGAAGGCTGTTTTCCCTTTACTGGAGGGTGCAGATCTGGCTTCATGCGTGGCAGTGTGTAAACAGTGGAGAGATATAGCGCAAGATGATTACTTATGGAAATGTCTTTGTGCCAAGAGATGGCCTTCCATTTGCAAGAGGCCAAACCCTCCAACTGTCACATACTACAAGCTATATCAGACCTTTTATAAGCACCAGCGTCAACAAACCCTGCTTCCTCCAAGACTTTCCTTTGACAATTTGGAATTCTTCATCGACATCTGGACCAGAGATAAATTGATCTTCTCTGAGGTGGTCTCAGGCCCTGTTTTGCAAACTGGAATCAAATGCCCACCTCCTAGAATTTGTGATAGGCTTGGATTTCATCTTGAAGGCCCCGATTATAAGATGATTTTACCTGTTGAACCAAGGTTCAAAGCCCCCTTAGGCGAGACTGTAAGCGTTTCAGTGCTTGTGGGGCGGAAGGATAATAATAAGGTTGCTTGCATAATCAATAAATCTGTCTTTGATTATATCGATCGGACAGCCTATAGGGCCATGGCGTTTGATTATCTTGGTTTCTCACCAGCACATCCTTTTGTACCAGGAATCCGGGCTTGGATTTCTTTGCTATTCGTGGATGATAAAAATGACAGTGTTCTTGATGTCTTTGGGATTGAAATAGATTTTTGTGATGCTGCAAAATCCAGGGATGAGGTTTTGTGGCTGCTTGACATACTTGACTGGAAGTGA